One stretch of Streptomyces peucetius DNA includes these proteins:
- a CDS encoding DMT family transporter produces MALAAKAHGADRAEERGQRRGRAWARGAVGPGLLLAAVATVVWSGSFVTSRALHDSVPPVQAAFWRWIVAIAAVAPFALRQAWRQRALIRRHLGFLAAASLLGVTVYNTLVNQAGLTTSAGNMGMIMAASPVVMALYARLGGTRLGMRRTFGTAVACCGVLLLVGDGSPTFDFGPGDLWMFAAAFSFASYSALLRRRPAGLEGPVLLLTTFLLGALMLLPAHLVSVAVQGGFRPTAGTVGPLVYVGVFSSALAFFAWNRAIALIGAARAGIVYYLQPVCVALLSYALLGETMGVAQVVCMTLILGGVALASVPRTGRDGPSASTGRSAG; encoded by the coding sequence ATGGCCCTGGCGGCGAAGGCGCACGGCGCGGACCGGGCCGAAGAACGGGGGCAGCGGCGGGGGAGGGCCTGGGCACGCGGGGCGGTGGGCCCCGGGCTGCTGCTCGCCGCCGTCGCGACCGTCGTCTGGTCGGGGAGCTTCGTCACCTCCCGCGCGCTGCACGACTCCGTACCGCCCGTGCAGGCGGCGTTCTGGCGCTGGATCGTCGCGATCGCCGCCGTCGCCCCCTTCGCCCTGCGGCAGGCCTGGCGGCAGCGGGCACTGATCCGCCGCCACCTCGGGTTCCTGGCCGCCGCGTCCCTCCTCGGCGTCACCGTCTACAACACCCTCGTCAACCAGGCCGGTCTCACCACCTCCGCCGGCAACATGGGCATGATCATGGCTGCCTCACCCGTCGTGATGGCACTGTACGCGCGGCTGGGCGGCACCCGGCTGGGGATGCGCCGCACCTTCGGCACCGCCGTCGCCTGCTGCGGTGTCCTGCTTCTCGTCGGCGACGGGTCCCCGACGTTCGACTTCGGCCCCGGCGACCTGTGGATGTTCGCCGCGGCCTTCAGCTTCGCCTCGTACAGCGCGCTGCTGCGCCGCCGTCCCGCCGGTCTCGAGGGGCCGGTCCTGCTGCTCACCACGTTCCTGCTCGGGGCGCTGATGCTGCTGCCCGCGCATCTGGTCAGCGTGGCGGTGCAGGGCGGTTTCCGGCCGACGGCCGGCACCGTGGGACCGCTGGTGTACGTCGGCGTGTTCTCCTCGGCGCTCGCGTTCTTCGCCTGGAACAGGGCGATCGCCCTGATCGGCGCGGCGAGGGCCGGGATCGTGTACTACCTGCAGCCCGTGTGCGTCGCGCTGCTCTCCTACGCGCTGCTGGGCGAGACGATGGGCGTGGCCCAGGTCGTGTGCATGACGCTGATCCTGGGCGGGGTGGCTCTGGCATCCGTCCCGCGGACCGGCCGTGACGGGCCCTCGGCGTCGACCGGGAGGTCCGCCGGATAG
- a CDS encoding mechanosensitive ion channel family protein, which produces MLLVCHRKLEVPPVSAFWSSWSSALLETDPSPSPVTLDEAAKRAESAAGWVEENWSTWLNTGLRIALILVVALVLRMLVRRALTKLIARMNRSAQTAQGTGLGGLLVNAERRRQRSEAIGSVLRSTASFLILGTAALMILGAFQIDLAPLLASAGVAGVAIGFGARNLVTDFLSGVFMIMEDQYGVGDSIDAGVASGEVIEVGLRVTKLRGDNGEIWYVRNGEIKRIGNLSQGWATAAVDITVRPTEDLDHVKSVIADVADGLAKDEPWNEQMWGPLETLGLTEVLLESMTFRVSAKTMPGKALGVEREVRWRIKRAFDAAGIRIVGGLPQQAEESAADPTAGMAAPSVFASERSPQSIAASPITPPANLSK; this is translated from the coding sequence ATGTTATTGGTCTGTCACCGCAAGCTGGAGGTTCCTCCCGTGTCCGCCTTCTGGTCCTCCTGGTCGTCCGCTCTGCTGGAGACCGACCCCTCGCCGAGCCCCGTCACGCTGGACGAGGCGGCGAAGCGCGCGGAGAGCGCGGCCGGCTGGGTGGAGGAGAACTGGTCCACGTGGCTGAACACCGGACTGCGCATCGCGCTGATCCTCGTCGTGGCCCTGGTGCTGCGGATGCTGGTGCGCCGGGCGCTGACGAAGCTGATAGCGCGGATGAACCGCTCCGCGCAGACCGCACAGGGCACCGGGCTGGGGGGCCTGCTGGTCAACGCGGAGCGGCGGCGTCAGCGTTCCGAGGCCATCGGGTCCGTGCTCCGTTCGACCGCTTCGTTCCTGATCCTCGGCACCGCGGCTCTGATGATTCTCGGCGCCTTCCAGATCGATCTGGCGCCGCTGCTCGCCTCCGCGGGTGTGGCGGGTGTCGCGATCGGTTTCGGCGCGCGCAACCTGGTCACCGACTTCCTCTCCGGCGTCTTCATGATCATGGAGGACCAGTACGGGGTCGGGGACTCGATCGACGCCGGTGTCGCCTCGGGAGAGGTGATCGAGGTGGGTCTGCGGGTCACGAAGCTGCGGGGCGACAACGGCGAGATCTGGTACGTGCGCAACGGTGAGATCAAGCGGATCGGCAACCTGAGCCAGGGCTGGGCGACGGCGGCCGTCGACATCACGGTCCGCCCCACGGAGGACCTCGACCACGTCAAGTCGGTCATCGCCGACGTCGCGGACGGCCTGGCGAAGGACGAGCCGTGGAACGAGCAGATGTGGGGCCCCCTGGAGACGCTGGGCCTGACCGAGGTGCTGCTCGAGTCCATGACGTTCCGTGTCTCCGCGAAGACGATGCCGGGCAAGGCGCTCGGCGTGGAGCGGGAGGTCCGCTGGCGGATCAAGCGCGCGTTCGACGCGGCGGGAATCCGTATCGTCGGCGGGCTGCCGCAGCAGGCCGAGGAGTCCGCGGCGGACCCGACCGCCGGCATGGCGGCGCCGTCCGTCTTCGCGTCGGAGCGGTCGCCGCAGTCGATCGCCGCCTCGCCGATAACTCCGCCCGCCAACCTCTCGAAGTGA
- the malQ gene encoding 4-alpha-glucanotransferase, protein MGLARLAELHGVATAFSPARGVTVAVPDATVVAVLAALGIDASTPEAVRAALERAERAAAERLLPPTVVVWRGADGGRPGIPPALTGLPAGTQLRLALESGQELDWTAPPASMTSVTPTAAEVSAPPAPPGAARTAAAPARGAGSAGPADGPDPARWPQLPLGVHRLHARAPDGREDRATLVVAPDHAPGPGARSHGFLVQLYSLLSARSWGMGDLGDLAELAAWSGRSLGASFVQVNPLHAGVPGAPTDPSPYRPSSRRFPDPVHLRIEDVPEYAYADPAARRRLEALRDKAAELRESVLAKGALIDRDAVWELKREALEILHRVPLGPGRHAAYCAFLAEQGQALEDHATWCALAEVHGSEWHAWPAALRDPRSPLTAAARTELTDRIDFHSRLVWLTDEQLAAAGRAARQAGMEVGIVHDLAVGVHPGGADAWAQQDAFAAGMSVGAPPDAFNAHGQDWGLPPWRPDALAVSGYAPYRGLLRGILRNAGALRIDHVMGLFRLWWVPAGSPPTEGAYVRYDAEAMLAVLVLEAHRAGAVVVGEDLGTVEPGVREALSRRGVLGTSVLWFERDWDGDGRPLAPAEWREGCVATATTHDLPSTAARLTGGHVELRHRLGLLARPLEEERTEDTADVAEWLGLLGALGLLPEGADDEEGGIRAVYRYLLRTPARMVGIWLPDAVGDRRPQNLPGTWDQYPNWRLPVSDAEGRPTSLEELAASPRLHRLLDVFPARTAPPGARPS, encoded by the coding sequence ATGGGCCTTGCCCGGCTTGCCGAGCTGCACGGAGTCGCCACCGCGTTCTCGCCCGCCAGGGGCGTCACCGTCGCAGTTCCGGATGCCACCGTCGTGGCTGTCCTCGCCGCGCTCGGCATCGACGCGTCCACACCCGAGGCGGTGCGCGCCGCGCTGGAGCGCGCCGAGCGGGCCGCCGCGGAGCGGCTGCTGCCGCCGACGGTGGTCGTGTGGCGGGGCGCCGACGGCGGACGGCCAGGGATCCCACCGGCACTGACCGGCCTCCCGGCCGGCACGCAGCTCCGTCTGGCCCTGGAGTCGGGCCAGGAGCTCGACTGGACCGCCCCCCCGGCTTCCATGACCTCCGTGACCCCCACGGCCGCCGAGGTCTCCGCGCCCCCGGCCCCACCGGGCGCCGCCCGGACGGCCGCCGCACCCGCGCGAGGGGCCGGCTCCGCCGGGCCCGCCGACGGCCCGGACCCCGCGAGGTGGCCGCAACTGCCCCTCGGCGTACACCGGTTGCACGCCCGGGCTCCCGACGGGCGCGAAGACCGCGCCACCCTCGTCGTCGCCCCGGACCACGCGCCGGGACCGGGCGCGCGCTCCCACGGCTTCCTGGTGCAGCTCTACTCGCTCCTCTCCGCCCGTTCCTGGGGCATGGGCGATCTCGGTGATCTCGCCGAGCTGGCCGCCTGGTCGGGGCGCTCCCTCGGTGCGTCGTTCGTCCAGGTGAATCCGTTGCACGCGGGCGTGCCGGGCGCCCCCACCGACCCGTCCCCCTACCGCCCCTCCTCCCGGCGCTTCCCCGACCCCGTCCATCTGCGCATCGAGGACGTGCCCGAGTACGCGTACGCCGACCCGGCGGCCCGGCGGCGCCTGGAGGCACTGCGCGACAAGGCGGCCGAGCTGCGCGAGTCGGTGCTCGCCAAGGGCGCGTTGATCGACCGGGACGCCGTCTGGGAGCTCAAGCGCGAGGCGCTGGAGATCCTGCACCGCGTCCCCCTCGGCCCCGGGCGCCATGCCGCCTACTGCGCCTTCCTCGCCGAACAGGGCCAGGCACTGGAGGACCACGCCACCTGGTGCGCGCTCGCCGAGGTGCACGGCTCCGAGTGGCACGCGTGGCCGGCTGCGCTGCGCGACCCCCGTTCACCGCTCACCGCGGCGGCCAGGACGGAGCTGACCGACCGGATCGACTTCCACAGCCGGCTGGTCTGGCTGACGGACGAGCAGCTGGCCGCCGCCGGCCGTGCGGCGCGGCAGGCCGGCATGGAGGTCGGGATCGTGCACGACCTCGCCGTCGGAGTACACCCCGGCGGTGCCGACGCCTGGGCGCAGCAGGACGCGTTCGCCGCGGGGATGTCGGTCGGCGCCCCGCCCGACGCGTTCAACGCGCACGGCCAGGACTGGGGGCTGCCGCCCTGGCGGCCGGATGCGTTGGCCGTGTCGGGCTACGCCCCGTACCGGGGCCTGCTGCGCGGCATCCTGCGCAACGCCGGCGCACTGCGCATCGACCATGTGATGGGCCTGTTCCGGCTCTGGTGGGTGCCGGCCGGCAGCCCGCCCACCGAGGGCGCCTACGTCCGGTACGACGCCGAGGCGATGCTCGCGGTCCTCGTCCTCGAAGCGCACCGCGCGGGCGCCGTCGTTGTCGGGGAGGACCTCGGCACCGTCGAGCCCGGCGTGCGGGAGGCGCTTTCCCGGCGGGGCGTGCTCGGCACGTCCGTGCTCTGGTTCGAACGGGACTGGGACGGCGACGGGCGCCCGCTGGCGCCCGCCGAGTGGCGAGAAGGCTGCGTCGCCACCGCCACCACCCACGATCTGCCGTCCACGGCGGCCCGGCTGACCGGCGGCCATGTGGAGCTGCGTCACCGGCTAGGTCTGCTGGCCCGCCCGCTGGAGGAGGAGCGCACCGAGGACACGGCCGACGTCGCCGAGTGGCTCGGCCTGCTCGGCGCTCTCGGTCTGCTGCCGGAGGGCGCGGACGACGAGGAGGGCGGAATCCGGGCCGTCTACCGGTATCTGCTGCGCACACCGGCCCGGATGGTCGGCATCTGGCTGCCCGACGCCGTGGGCGACCGCCGCCCGCAGAACCTGCCGGGCACCTGGGACCAGTACCCGAACTGGCGGCTTCCCGTCTCCGACGCGGAGGGGCGTCCGACGAGCCTGGAGGAGCTGGCCGCCTCGCCCCGGCTGCACCGTCTGCTGGACGTCTTCCCGGCCCGTACGGCACCCCCGGGCGCGCGGCCGTCATAG
- a CDS encoding HNH endonuclease: MPHVLVLNASYEPLGVVPLRRALVLVLENKALCLEESGAFMHSATRVIAAPSVVRLKRFVRVPYRGPVPLTRKALFARDGGRCMYCGGIATSVDHVVPRSRGGQHAWDNVVAACRRCNHVKADRHLRELGWRLRHQPAPPSGLAWRIIGTGHRDPRWLPYLQPYGADDAITRIDGISA, from the coding sequence GTGCCGCACGTCCTGGTCCTCAACGCGTCGTACGAGCCCCTCGGCGTCGTACCGCTCCGCCGCGCGCTCGTCCTCGTCCTGGAGAACAAGGCTCTCTGCCTCGAGGAGTCCGGCGCCTTCATGCATAGCGCGACCCGCGTCATCGCTGCGCCCAGCGTCGTGCGACTCAAACGTTTCGTGCGGGTCCCCTACCGGGGGCCCGTTCCTCTTACCCGCAAAGCGCTCTTCGCCCGCGACGGCGGGCGTTGCATGTACTGCGGTGGCATCGCAACCAGCGTCGACCACGTCGTACCGCGCAGCCGCGGAGGGCAGCACGCCTGGGACAACGTGGTGGCCGCGTGCCGCCGCTGCAACCATGTCAAGGCCGACCGTCACCTGCGGGAACTCGGCTGGCGGCTGCGCCACCAGCCGGCTCCGCCGAGCGGACTCGCGTGGCGCATCATCGGGACGGGGCACCGGGACCCGCGGTGGCTGCCGTATCTGCAGCCGTACGGGGCGGACGACGCGATCACCCGCATCGACGGCATCTCCGCGTGA
- a CDS encoding beta-N-acetylglucosaminidase domain-containing protein yields the protein MRLGARRRTAAAVAVAVIGGLLGGAGAAHGATLQPQEPGSPAGTAQDPQDTAAPPTVWPRPQSLRAQGEAVRLGDEVTVAAGPSADPHAVALVKELLLAAGVRTVHTALPGRGPVVHLGGVEAASALRALRAPERADLPSGGYRLAVGRVAGRDTVALDGVGDDGLFHGVQTLRQLIDGGTVAGVVVRDWPGTAVRGTTEGFYGQPWDHEQRLAQLDFMGRTKQNRYLYAPGDDPFRQVRWRDPYPAAQRAHFRELADRARRNHVTLAWAVAPAQSMCLADEADVKALNRKIDAMWALGVRAFQLQFQDVSYSEWHCSKDAETFGSGPQAAARAHARVAGQVARHLAERHPEAEPLSVMPTEFYQEGATDYRRALAGQLDGAVSVAWTGVGVVPRTITGRELAGARDVFGHPLVTMDNYPVNDYAQDRVFLGPYTGREPAVATGSAGLLANAMEQAAASRIPLFTAADYAWNPKGYRPDQSWQAALDDLSAGDAKAREALHALAGNDASSILNPDDESAYLRPLLDEFWRSRAAADPGARDRAAAALRAAFTVMRQAPDRLADTADGRLAAEVRPWLNQLARYGRSGELAVDMLQAQSRGDGEAAWRASLALEPLRAEAAAGRATVGKGVLAPFLDRAVKESQAWTGAGQAAAGKPGEHVVRLERPRPLTAVTAMTAPVSGSSRSAESAGRLEVHVPGEGWRSLGPLSAGGWTQADAKGLRVDAVRVAAGGGEQPAVRSLVPWFADEPAAGLDLVRDTTSAEIGGKPQRAEVRLTAQRPAEVRGELTAEAPAGIKVTVPGRTTVPRGQRTTVPVEVTVPKDTPAGEYRVPVSFAGQERTLTVRAFPPTSGDDLARQAGAKASSSGDETPDFPAADAIDGDAGSRWSSPAGPSAWWQVELPRPARVGQVTLHWQEAYATRYRIQVSADGKVWRTAATITDGRGGRESVGMDAKDTRFIRVQGDERATEFGYSLFSVEAYAVTPPA from the coding sequence GTGCGGCTCGGGGCCAGGAGACGTACAGCGGCAGCCGTCGCTGTCGCGGTCATCGGCGGGCTGCTCGGCGGGGCGGGAGCGGCACACGGCGCGACCCTCCAGCCGCAGGAGCCCGGTTCCCCCGCCGGCACCGCGCAGGACCCCCAGGACACCGCCGCACCCCCGACCGTGTGGCCGCGCCCGCAGTCGCTGCGCGCCCAGGGAGAGGCGGTACGGCTCGGCGACGAGGTGACCGTCGCCGCCGGTCCCTCCGCCGACCCGCACGCGGTCGCGCTGGTGAAGGAACTGCTGCTCGCCGCAGGCGTGCGGACCGTGCACACCGCGCTGCCGGGACGCGGCCCCGTGGTGCATCTCGGCGGCGTCGAAGCCGCGTCGGCGCTGCGTGCCCTGCGCGCGCCCGAGCGCGCCGACCTCCCCTCCGGCGGCTACCGCCTCGCCGTCGGCCGCGTCGCGGGCCGTGACACCGTCGCCCTCGACGGCGTCGGGGACGACGGTCTCTTCCACGGCGTGCAGACCCTGCGCCAGCTCATCGACGGCGGAACCGTCGCGGGAGTGGTGGTGCGCGACTGGCCGGGAACCGCCGTGCGCGGCACCACGGAGGGTTTCTACGGGCAGCCCTGGGACCATGAGCAGCGGCTGGCGCAGCTCGACTTCATGGGGCGCACCAAGCAGAACCGCTACCTCTACGCCCCCGGCGACGACCCGTTCCGGCAGGTCCGCTGGCGCGACCCGTACCCGGCGGCCCAGCGGGCGCACTTCCGTGAACTGGCCGACCGGGCGCGTCGTAACCATGTCACCCTCGCCTGGGCCGTCGCGCCCGCGCAGTCGATGTGCCTGGCCGACGAGGCCGACGTGAAGGCGCTCAACCGCAAGATCGACGCCATGTGGGCGCTCGGCGTCCGCGCCTTCCAGCTGCAGTTCCAGGACGTCAGCTACAGCGAGTGGCACTGCTCCAAGGACGCGGAGACCTTCGGCTCCGGCCCGCAGGCGGCGGCCAGGGCGCACGCGCGGGTCGCGGGACAGGTGGCACGGCACCTGGCGGAGCGCCACCCGGAGGCGGAGCCGCTGTCCGTGATGCCGACGGAGTTCTACCAGGAGGGCGCCACCGACTACCGGCGCGCACTCGCCGGGCAGTTGGACGGCGCCGTCAGCGTGGCGTGGACCGGGGTCGGTGTCGTGCCGCGCACCATCACCGGCCGTGAACTGGCGGGCGCGCGGGACGTTTTCGGGCACCCGCTGGTCACCATGGACAACTACCCGGTCAACGACTACGCGCAGGACCGGGTATTCCTCGGCCCCTACACCGGCCGCGAGCCCGCAGTGGCCACCGGTTCCGCCGGGCTGCTCGCCAACGCGATGGAACAGGCCGCGGCCTCCCGTATCCCGCTGTTCACTGCCGCCGACTACGCCTGGAACCCGAAGGGTTACCGGCCGGACCAGTCCTGGCAGGCCGCGCTGGACGACCTGTCCGCCGGCGACGCGAAGGCCCGGGAGGCGCTGCACGCCCTCGCGGGCAACGACGCGTCGTCGATTCTGAACCCTGACGACGAGTCGGCGTACCTGCGGCCGCTGCTGGACGAGTTCTGGCGGTCCCGCGCCGCGGCCGACCCCGGGGCGAGGGACCGTGCCGCGGCCGCCCTGCGTGCGGCCTTCACCGTGATGCGTCAGGCGCCGGACCGGCTGGCGGACACGGCGGACGGCCGGCTGGCGGCGGAAGTACGGCCGTGGCTCAACCAGTTGGCCCGCTACGGGCGGTCCGGTGAACTGGCGGTCGACATGCTCCAGGCGCAGAGCCGGGGCGACGGCGAGGCCGCCTGGCGCGCCTCGCTGGCTCTGGAGCCGCTGCGCGCGGAAGCGGCGGCCGGCCGGGCCACGGTCGGCAAGGGCGTGCTGGCGCCCTTCCTGGACCGGGCGGTGAAGGAGTCGCAGGCCTGGACGGGCGCCGGCCAGGCAGCGGCCGGCAAGCCCGGCGAGCACGTCGTGCGCCTGGAACGGCCCCGGCCGCTCACCGCCGTCACCGCGATGACCGCGCCCGTCAGCGGCTCGTCCCGGTCCGCCGAGTCGGCCGGCCGGCTGGAGGTGCACGTCCCCGGCGAGGGATGGCGTTCGCTCGGTCCACTGTCGGCGGGCGGCTGGACGCAGGCCGACGCCAAGGGGCTGCGGGTGGACGCCGTACGCGTCGCGGCGGGCGGCGGCGAGCAGCCGGCCGTGCGCTCCCTGGTGCCCTGGTTCGCCGACGAACCGGCGGCCGGACTCGACCTGGTCCGCGACACGACCAGCGCCGAGATCGGCGGCAAGCCGCAGCGCGCGGAGGTCCGGCTGACGGCGCAGCGCCCGGCCGAGGTGCGCGGCGAGCTCACCGCGGAGGCGCCGGCGGGCATCAAGGTGACGGTTCCCGGGCGGACCACGGTGCCGCGGGGGCAGCGCACCACGGTGCCCGTCGAGGTCACCGTGCCCAAGGACACGCCCGCGGGCGAGTACCGGGTGCCGGTCTCCTTCGCCGGACAGGAGCGCACGCTGACCGTGCGCGCCTTCCCGCCGACCTCGGGCGACGACCTGGCGCGCCAGGCGGGCGCGAAGGCGTCCTCGTCCGGTGACGAGACGCCCGACTTCCCCGCCGCCGACGCGATCGACGGCGACGCCGGGAGCCGCTGGTCGTCACCGGCCGGCCCGAGCGCCTGGTGGCAGGTGGAACTTCCCCGCCCGGCCCGGGTGGGTCAGGTCACACTGCACTGGCAGGAGGCGTACGCGACGCGGTACCGCATACAGGTCTCGGCCGACGGCAAGGTCTGGCGCACCGCGGCGACGATCACGGACGGCAGGGGCGGGCGCGAGTCGGTCGGCATGGACGCGAAGGACACGCGGTTCATCCGGGTGCAGGGGGACGAGCGGGCGACGGAGTTCGGGTACTCGCTGTTCTCGGTGGAGGCGTACGCGGTGACACCGCCGGCCTGA
- a CDS encoding LysR family transcriptional regulator yields MTDWDIKKLRVLRALAEHGTVTAAGEALLMTPSAVSQQLSNLAGQLGVPLLEAHGRRVRLTDAAHLVLRHAEAVFAQLERAEAELTQYVRGEVGLVRVGAFSTAVPALVVPALRRLRSGHPGLEVRVREAEAAQAYELLSSGQVHLALSLAAHAPTACDPRFALVPLLADPLDVALPAGHRLAGSQDLRLAELSGEPWIFGGSGPWSEITLAACEAAGFVPEQAHSAAGWTAILAMVEAGMGVALVPRMAAERRSGVVMRALGADRPRRHVVAAVRRGSESAPGVSRVLAALREAAAEREG; encoded by the coding sequence ATGACCGACTGGGACATCAAGAAGCTCCGGGTCCTCCGTGCTCTCGCCGAGCACGGGACCGTGACGGCCGCGGGCGAGGCGCTGCTGATGACCCCGTCGGCCGTCTCCCAGCAGCTGTCGAATCTTGCCGGGCAGCTCGGCGTGCCGCTGCTGGAGGCCCATGGCCGGCGGGTGCGGCTCACGGACGCGGCCCATCTGGTGCTGCGGCACGCGGAGGCCGTGTTCGCCCAACTGGAGCGCGCGGAGGCGGAGCTGACGCAGTACGTACGGGGAGAGGTGGGCCTCGTGCGGGTCGGGGCGTTCTCGACGGCCGTCCCCGCGCTCGTCGTACCGGCCCTGCGGCGCCTGCGGTCCGGCCACCCGGGCCTCGAGGTCCGCGTCCGGGAGGCGGAGGCGGCACAGGCGTACGAACTGCTGTCGTCGGGGCAGGTGCACCTGGCCCTGTCCCTCGCGGCGCACGCCCCGACGGCCTGCGACCCGCGGTTCGCCCTGGTGCCGCTGCTGGCCGACCCGTTGGACGTGGCGCTGCCGGCCGGCCACCGGCTGGCCGGGTCCCAGGACCTGCGGCTGGCGGAGCTGTCCGGCGAGCCGTGGATCTTCGGCGGCAGCGGGCCGTGGTCCGAGATCACCCTCGCGGCCTGCGAGGCGGCCGGCTTCGTACCCGAGCAGGCGCACTCCGCCGCGGGCTGGACGGCGATCCTGGCGATGGTGGAGGCCGGGATGGGAGTGGCACTGGTGCCCCGCATGGCGGCCGAGCGGCGGTCCGGGGTGGTGATGCGGGCCCTGGGGGCCGACCGGCCCCGCCGCCATGTGGTGGCGGCGGTCCGGCGCGGCTCGGAGTCGGCGCCCGGAGTCTCCCGGGTGCTGGCCGCCTTGCGGGAGGCGGCGGCGGAACGGGAGGGGTGA